In a single window of the Cydia splendana chromosome 20, ilCydSple1.2, whole genome shotgun sequence genome:
- the LOC134800568 gene encoding cyclin-L1, protein MSAVQTQSKTSSSTAAKPQKNYGKIILTLYNCLLPEAVFKETPSQADGLDIETETDLRILGCELIQTAGILLKMPQVAMATGQIYLQRFYYSKSFVRYPMETMAMGSIYLASKVEEKPCRIRDVINVFHHIKQVRAQKTISPLIVDQNYIELKNQVIKAERRILKELGFCVHVKHPHKLIVVYLQLLQYEKNRQLMQMAWNYMNDALRTDVFMRFPPETIACACIYLTARKIGLPLPNNPHWFLLFKVTEEDIRDICSRILQLYKRPKVNSEELEKKVDLLRRVYQANKHSQAQKEREANAEEKKAESPTASTSKDTKRDSKKDKSPKTPPLFNKYHSSHKSKRERRSRSPYDRKREYSSKRHKSRSRDREIERSRERRDDKRSRGSGSRKYDDYERSKSSRDSRDDKRKY, encoded by the coding sequence ATGTCTGCTGTGCAAACGCAAAGTAAAACCAGCAGTTCCACGGCCGCGAAGCCCCAGAAGAACTATGGCAAGATTATTCTTACCCTGTACAACTGCCTGCTGCCCGAAGCCGTGTTTAAAGAGACGCCATCACAGGCAGATGGCCTGGACATTGAAACTGAGACTGATCTACGCATCCTGGGGTGCGAACTGATCCAAACAGCCGGAATCTTGCTCAAAATGCCCCAAGTCGCCATGGCTACAGGTCAGATATACCTCCAGAGGTTTTACTACTCGAAATCCTTCGTCAGATACCCCATGGAAACCATGGCAATGGGTAGCATTTACTTAGCCTCTAAAGTCGAAGAAAAACCTTGTAGAATTCGAGATGTGATCAATGTATTTCATCATATCAAGCAAGTGAGGGCCCAGAAAACTATATCTCCATTGATAGTTGACCAGAACTACATAGAGTTAAAGAATCAAGTGATTAAAGCTGAACGGAGAATACTTAAGGAACTAGGCTTTTGTGTCCATGTTAAACATCCACACAAACTTATTGTGGTATATCTACAGCTGCTTCAGTATGAGAAGAATCGCCAGCTCATGCAGATGGCATGGAATTACATGAATGATGCTTTACGGACGGATGTATTTATGAGATTCCCTCCGGAAACTATAGCTTGTGCTTGCATTTACTTGACTGCTAGGAAAATTGGTTTGCCTCTACCAAATAACCCACACTGGTTCTTACTCTTCAAAGTAACAGAAGAGGACATCCGTGACATCTGCTCAAGGATTCTGCAGCTCTACAAGCGACCCAAAGTGAACTCGGAAGAATTGGAAAAGAAAGTTGACCTGCTACGCAGGGTCTACCAAGCTAACAAACATTCTCAGGCCCAGAAAGAGCGGGAAGCGAATGCTGAAGAAAAGAAGGCTGAATCGCCCACTGCGTCCACATCTAAGGATACAAAACGCGACTCTAAGAAAGATAAATCGCCCAAAACACCACCATTATTCAATAAATATCATAGTAGCCACAAGTCTAAGAGGGAGCGGAGATCTCGGTCCCCGTATGACAGGAAGCGTGAATATTCAAGCAAGAGACACAAGTCCCGATCAAGGGATAGAGAGATTGAGCGCTCGAGAGAGCGACGGGATGACAAGAGGAGTCGAGGCAGTGGCTCCAGGAAGTATGATGATTACGAGAGATCCAAGTCAAGTAGGGACAGTAGGGATGATAAAAGGAAATATTGA